A region of Rhinoraja longicauda isolate Sanriku21f chromosome 1, sRhiLon1.1, whole genome shotgun sequence DNA encodes the following proteins:
- the syt4 gene encoding synaptotagmin-4 encodes MAPIVESGVSLDGVTALVGIASAFALIFTMSMFAWICCQRKSSKSNKTPPYKFVHMLKGVDIYPENLSNKKKFGADDKSDSKDKESSKAKLPKNSLHLDLESRDQNGNFTKTPAKVRSSPEIESVHPKAFPEGENNSVSSETSVSDKSLAPPEEKNSGPKLGSLRFSLKYNLDKKALLVNIIEARGLPAMDEQSMTSDPYIKISILPDKKHRVKTRVLRKTLDPAFDETFTFYGIPYSQVQDLSLHFLVLSFDRFSRDDVIGEVLVPMSGINLTEGQVQMNRDITRRNCRKSVGRGELLVSLCYQSTTNTLTVVVLKARHLPKNDVSGLSAADPYVKVNLYHDKKRISKKKTHVKKCTLNPVFNELFVFDIPCEGIENTSVEFLVIDFDRMMKNEIIGRLVLGTSVEGTVGEHWREICEHPRRQIAKWHCLSDG; translated from the exons ATGGCTCCGATTGTGGAGAGCGGGGTCAGCCTTG ATGGTGTAACTGCTCTAGTAGGGATAGCCAGTGCTTTTGCCCTGATATTTACGATGTCCATGTTTGCGTGGATCTGTTGTCAACGCAAATCTTCAAAATCTAATAAAACCCCTCCCTACAAATTCGTTCACATGCTGAAGGGAGTCGACATCTACCCTGAGAATCTTAGCAACAAAAAGAAATTCGGGGCCGATGACAAATCGGACTCTAAAGACAAGGAATCTTCAAAAGCCAAACTGCCAAAGAACTCGCTCCATTTAGACCTGGAGAGCCGTGATCAGAATGGAAATTTCACGAAAACTCCAGCCAAAGTCCGGAGCTCCCCAGAAATCGAGAGCGTTCACCCCAAGGCATTCCCAGAAGGCGAGAATAACAGTGTATCATCCGAGACCTCTGTCTCGGACAAGTCATTGGCTCCTCCTGAAGAGAAAAACAGTGGACCCAAACTGGGATCCTTGAGATTCTCCTTAAAGTACAACTTGGACAAGAAGGCATTGCTTGTGAACATTATCGAGGCCCGCGGTTTGCCAGCCATGGACGAGCAGTCCATGACCTCTGATCCTTACATTAAAATCTCCATCCTGCCAGACAAAAAGCACCGAGTGAAAACACGCGTCCTCCGGAAAACCCTGGACCCGGCTTTTGACGAAACGTTCACTTTTTACGGCATCCCCTACAGCCAAGTGCAGGACCTGTCTCTTCATTTCCTGGTGCTGAGTTTCGACCGGTTTTCGAGAGACGATGTCATCGGCGAGGTGTTGGTGCCAATGTCTGGAATCAATCTCACGGAAGGCCAAGTGCAGATGAACAGGGACATCACCAGGAGAAACTGCCGG AAATCAGTGGGTCGTGGAGAATTATTAGTGTCCCTTTGCTATCAATCTACCACCAACACCCTGACTGTTGTTGTACTAAAAGCTCGCCATCTGCCGAAAAATGATGTGTCTGGATTATCAG CTGCTGACCCTTATGTGAAAGTCAACCTGTACCATGATAAGAAAAGAATATCAAAGAAAAAGACCCATGTTAAGAAGTGCACCCTGAATCCAGTGTTTAATGAGCTCTTTGTCTTTGACATTCCATGTGAGGGGATTGAAAACACCAGTGTTGAGTTCCTGGTTATTGATTTTGACAGAATGATGAAGAATGAAATTATTGGGCGCCTCGTGCTGGGAACATCAGTAGAAGGGACAGTAGGAGAGCATTGGAGGGAGATCTGTGAGCATCCAAGGCGACAAATAGCCAAATGGCATTGTCTGAGTGATGGTTAG